Genomic DNA from Selenomonas sp. oral taxon 126:
ATCTGTATCACTTCCTATCATATATCTGCCAAATGCCGCATTCATTATACCACAAAAATTCTCCCCCACACAAGAAAACGCAGCCCCTCGCGGAGCTGCGTTTTTGTTTGCGCCTACACCTCAATCGCCGCATACCGTTCGCCGCACAGCACCTGCTCCATATACTCGTACGGGGTAATGCGCCCATCAACGACCATGGAGAAGATACTCGGGCTGCAGCCGGAGACGAGCATAACGCCCTGTTCGTTCTGCCGCACGGGCTGCTGGCGGCTGCGGCTCTGGACGTTCCAGAAGACGATGCGCGGCAGCGCATAGCCCGCCTCTGCGAACAGTTCCTTTGCCCGCTCAAAGTTCGTCACGTCTGCGTCCACGGTACAGGCATCGAACTCNNNNNNNNNNNNNNNNNNNNNNNNNCTCCATGTCCGTGATGATGTAGAGCACGGAGGGCAGTTCCTCCTGCGGCACACGGTTCTTCACCGCTGTGCGCAGGAGGAGGCGGAACACCGCTTCAAGATTTGTGTTTGCCACCTCGTCAAAGCTTTTGCAGTAGTGCACACGCTCCACAATCGTCGCTCCCTTGATCTCGACAAGCCGCGGATTCCTGGAAAACGTGATAAAGCACCCATGAAACGCACCCGTATTGCGTTCGGCGAAGTAGATGGCAAGCGAGAGCGCGACGCTGCTCGGCAGGGGGTTCCCGCCCCAGTACATCGAGCCGGAGCCATCGAGCACGACGAGTGCGTTCTCTCCATGCGTATAGTCGGGCAGTGCGCTCCATGTGACATCAAGGGTACGCGCCTCCTCTTGCGGGATTTGCGGTGTCACTGCTCCACTGAGCGGACGGATGATCTCGTAGGGATAGAGCGTTCCCGTATGCAGCTGCTCCGCACCGCACGCGACGCGTTCAAGGAACGCCTTGTACCGCTCCATGTCGTTGCGCCAAAACGCTGCGCGGTACTTGAACATCGCCTTCGACGGCTGCTTTGCGTAGTCAAAGGTATAGTCCCTCGTGCGCAGGGCGTTCTCGATGAGCGCAATGCGGCGGCGCAGACGGACGAGCATCCTGCGGTAGTCCGCCTCCCTCATCCCGAACAGGACCGCGAGGCGGCGCGCCTGTCTGCGCGCCGCACGCGAGGAGGTGTTGACGGACGGCAGCCACTTCGCGAGGAGGGAGACAGGCTGCTCCTCCCATGCCGCCCGCAGATCTTCTGTCAGCTGTGCACGAATGAGGCGAACAGCGGCGTCCTCCAACGGCGTGCCGAGGAGGACGAGCAGATCGTCCCAGCGGCCATACTCCGGCACGAGGTGCAGATTCTTTTCGAGGACGGCGGGCGCGTAGGCGGCGAGATGGACGAGCAGNNNNNNNNNNNNNNNNNNNNNNNNNNNNNNNNNNNNNNNNNNNNNNNNNNNNNNNNNNNNNNNNNNNNNNNNNNNNNNNNNNNNNNNNNNNNNNNNNNNNNNNNNNNNNNNNNNNNNNNNNNNNNNNNNNNNNNNNNNNNNNNNNNNNNNNNNNNNNNNNNNNNNNNNNNNNNNNNNNNNNNNNNNNNNNNNNNNNNNNNNNNNNNNNNNNNNNNNNNNNNNNNNNNNNNNNNNNNNNNNNNNNNNNNNNNNNNNNNNNNNNNNNNNNNNNNNNNNNNNNNNNNNNNNNNNNNNNNNNNNNNNNNNNNNNNNNNNNNNNNNNNNNNNNNNNNNNNNNNNNNNNNNNNNNNNNNNNNNNNNNNNNNNNNNNNNNNNNNNNNNNNNNNNNNNNNNNNNNGGATGCGGAAGAGCCGCCGCTCGCCCAGTCCCCCGCGCACGTCGCGCGCGTAGAAGAGTGTGCGCAGGGCATACAGTGGATGCGCGGCAAAGGCGCGCGTAAAGCGCACGATGATCTCTGCCTCGCCCGCCTCCCGCAGCGCACCTGCCGCAGCGAAGAAGTCGAGCACGTCCGAACCCGTACTCGCGTAGGTTGCGGCATCGTTTTCCGTCCGCGTATAGGTCTTGTTGCTCTCCTCTTTCAGTGCGTCCAGCATCGCATTTCCTCCTTCGCGCAAAATGCCCGACCCAGATGCAGATGCACTGTGCCGGACAAATTCATTCACCGCGGCAAGCCGCGAACATATACAGACAAGATGCCATGAACGGCAACGGTAGACCGTGCCGTCCTGTGGGGCAGATTCCCCACACTGTTTTACAGACAGTTGATGTATTGCTGTTGGCATCTTTTGCAAGACACGATTTCACGCCGACGATCCCCATAGGGAATCTCTTCGGTGTTCCGTACATTGCTGTTCATGTCTTGCACTTATTGTAGCATAAACACGCGTGCGTTTCAACAGGAGAAAGGCGTACCTTATTCCTGCACAGCCGCCGTGGTCTGCTGCGCGATGGCATCGCAGACACAGCCGCCCGCAGGCGTGACAGCACGGCGCTTGCGTGCCTTGTGCGCCTCATAGCGGCGTTTGCCCTCCTCGAAGGCGGCACGCGCCTCCTCGGTATCGAGCGTGAGCGGCGGCACGGATTTCGGCCGTGCGTTGCGGTCGAGTGCAACCATGGTGAAATACGCCGAGAGTCCGAGCTGCGGGTCGCCGCCGTCGTCCAGATCCTCGACGATGACGTTGACGGCGACCTCCATCGAGCTGTGCCCGACGTAGACGATGTCCGCCGTCACGACGACGAGATCGCCGATGCGGATGGGCAGGTGGAACTTCCAGCTCGTCCACGCGTGCCGTCACGACATTCGACCGCGCATAGCGCCGCGCCGCCGCGTACGCCGCCGAGTCCATCAGCTTCATAATCTCGCCGCCGTGCACATTCCCGTTTGGATTCGCCTGACTCGGCATCATCACCTCGCTGATGACAATGCGGCTGTCCTTCATTTTACATTCTTTCATTTATATGCCCCCCATCAAAATGTTTTGGTTCTACTCCAAAACTAGTGGAAAAGTTATTTTTTAGAACAGAACAGATGTAGCCAAATCTAAGGAAGCACTGATCCATAATCCCGCCATGAACACATCCATACATCCACAATGCCTATATCGTTCAAAACGCCCCTTCCACCGCAAGCGGTCCCCCTTCCCCGCTCTGGCGGGGCAGGCATTTAAGTCACGGCATATAAGCCTCCCCCGCCGCTGCGGGGGAGGTGGCACGCGGCAGCGTGACGGTAGGGGCGCCGGCAGCTTATGCGCATGGATACCGATT
This window encodes:
- a CDS encoding DUF7788 domain-containing protein → EFDACTVDADVTNFERAKELFAEAGYALPRIVFWNVQSRSRQQPVRQNEQGVMLVSGCSPSIFSMVVDGRITPYEYMEQVLCGERYAAIEV
- a CDS encoding DUF2828 family protein; its protein translation is LLVHLAAYAPAVLEKNLHLVPEYGRWDDLLVLLGTPLEDAAVRLIRAQLTEDLRAAWEEQPVSLLAKWLPSVNTSSRAARRQARRLAVLFGMREADYRRMLVRLRRRIALIENALRTRDYTFDYAKQPSKAMFKYRAAFWRNDMERYKAFLERVACGAEQLHTGTLYPYEIIRPLSGAVTPQIPQEEARTLDVTWSALPDYTHGENALVVLDGSGSMYWGGNPLPSSVALSLAIYFAERNTGAFHGCFITFSRNPRLVEIKGATIVERVHYCKSFDEVANTNLEAVFRLLLRTAVKNRVPQEELPSVLYIITDME
- a CDS encoding DUF2828 family protein; translation: MLDALKEESNKTYTRTENDAATYASTGSDVLDFFAAAGALREAGEAEIIVRFTRAFAAHPLYALRTLFYARDVRGGLGERRLFRI